From the Kwoniella dendrophila CBS 6074 chromosome 4, complete sequence genome, the window tcatcaacatatattGAAACTATATATGGTTTAGATGGATCTTGCCCAACCTAGAAAAGGTGTAATGAATTCAAAATAAAGCATAGTAAACTGATTGATTAACCTGATTATAGTTACCACCcacttgatgaagagaatTCAAAAAGGTCCAGTACGAGGTATTTCTTTCAAATTACAAGAAGAGGAGAGAGAACGAAAAGATCAGTGAGTTATTATTTTCCTATGGCATTCTTCTTAGCTTCGAATATCTCATCTCGCTTGTATACATACATGGGTTGATGACTTACTGATCTTTGTTctactttttttttcttcttcaacctaACAGATACGTACCAGATGTTTCAGCACTTGCCGCCAACGCTGAATCACctcttgaagttgataacGAAACCAAAGATCTACTTAAATCATTAGGTTTCGATGACCTCAACGTTAACGTCGTTAACGTTTCAGCTAATGCaccaagagaaagaaaaactAGATTCGTACCAGGTTCAGGTAGAGCTTAAACGAAAGTTTAGTTTTTCTTgggaaagggaaaagggaaattgattatatataaaatcaaaaatcttGTATAGTTCAATTGGTGGTTGAGATGTTACGACTTGCCTCATAATTATGAATCATGGACATCAGATAGCAGAAAAGGACTTTACAATACGCAGGCTTGAATGTCTGATCGCGGATAAAAGCTTTTGAGCATTTTCATTTGCTTGAGGCTCTGAATGATCAAAAGAGATGATGTTTAGACTAATCGCTTACTAACGGTCGACCAGAAGTTGAGAAAGATAGAACATAATACATAATTATTCAGACCTTATACTACGTAACGTGTTGTTGTCGTGTTCTACTATTTTGTGAAATACCTGATTGCAATTGACTTGGGTCAAGATATCTACGACTTAATGCTTATCAAACCAGAACGCGATATTTTCCCGTTCTGTATCCATCAAAACAGGTAAATCTTGATCACAGTCTGGTAATTTGACCGTTTCGTGAGATACAGTATGTGTGCATTTTATACAAGTACTATGTGATCCGcgaagatgatatacagAAGTTTCAGGCAAAACAATATGACCCATATTAGGTCATGGTGTATATCCGACCAACGATAGGAAGATATACAGTCAATATGAGTGCGAGAGGATGTAGCTTTATGCCATTTAACTACTGTCCACTTGTTCTAAAACAACACTCCATGAATTCGGACATTCTTGATGTAATATGATACAatttttttagatttattcCCAAGCTTTCTTGGCTCTTTGCCTTTTAGCCTATTCATCagaaaaagatttgatttcttttttgattagcatcatcatcaaacaagTCATGATTCATATACAAGCAATAAGGTATGATgatcacctaaagataacagaactcactttcttctcttctctctctttAACTCTATTACCCAACTTTTCACTTAATTCAACagctctttctttacctttttcacttcttgctttttgttttttacttatttgtttatttttattattcttcttttgtgaTTTTTGTATTTGACCTGATGGTGTTACCATGGTTGCTGGTAATCTTGAATTTTTAGCTATTTTGGCTGGTTGAACTGGTATAGTAGTAGCCGCAGCAGCATTACCATTTGTATTTCCCGTAGAAGGTCCTGCTGCTTCGTTAGTACCTGATACTATAATTGTCAGCTATCTGTCTAACATTACTACTAAGAAAGCCAGCTTACCTGACATCTTCAGCAATTTGTCTTGTTGTACTCTTACTCAGATTGTAAGGTATATCGTTATTCATAAGTTCAAAGTAGAATAATCTGATATCTGATATACCTCAaagtttgattttgtggATTTAGCAAATTTGTTTCCGTGGGAAGGAGTGGTTGATGGGTGGTGATGAAAATAAGTCTAAAAAGGCCGGTGGTTCCTGAAATAACTAGATTAGACCTAAATCTAATATTAATATTCCTCAACAAACGCGTTCGAAAAATATGAGAGTAGAGATATGTGGGAAAAATAATATTGAAAAACAAACTAGCAGTTCTTTCTTAGTCTTGCATATAACTCAGATATCCTTCTTTAGTTTTCTTTATATCAAAGTCACCGCTCAAACACAAAGTGAATAGAAGATTCTCTGAATGGTCTATCAGTAGCGAAAACCGATAATGCTCTTGTCTTCACTATCTATATTCCTTTTACCCCTTTTATCCGGCGTATCAGCTCAAGGTGTACAGAAACCTCAAACAGCAACAACATGTATACCGTCAGGCAATGAAGAACCTATAAATGATGCTTTCAAAAAGGGTCAGTGGATGAATCGTCATAACAGCTTGTGATATTTCCTATTAATATGATCGCTAATAATGTTTTTTATATATCATGACAGGCGGTTACGGAACGACGGTTACATTATGCGCAGGATCAGTGCATCGAttaaattcttcaatcttATTCACAGCTGAAAAGCAGACTATAACGACAGAGAACAATGAAAAGGGACGTGATAGAGCTATGTTGATTGTGGAAGGTATAGATCAATCTGCAGCTATACGGTGAGTTAGAAAGACCGTTAGTTATGTGGAGATGGAATAAAGCAATCCTTCACACGCATAACGCATAGTATTTAAGGCCAATAGTCAGCTTGGCACTAACCTCTGATTACTTATAGAGCCGATTGTCAACAATGTTCATTTGCAACGATAAAATCACTTATCATAGATGGAAATCGACCACAATTGTTACGTATACCCAAAGGTGACGCTTTGATAGAAATTGGTAATGCTGAAAGGCAAGTTGTAAAAGATTGTAAACTGTATGAACCCAGGTGAGTGCAATGAACCAAATATCATAATGAAGCGGTAAACAAGTAACTGATAAATCGCTTATAATCGGAAAGAGGTTGGAGTGCGTTACATTTCCGTGAAGGTGATAGGAAACAGTGTAGATACGGTAAAGTGGTAAACAACGAGATTGTGCGTTGAGATCATCCAATTATTCCATTTCATGATCGAACACTAACAATAATCTCGATTCCGATCAACAGGGACCTTGTGGTGAAGAGTGggatgatgattatgatggtgaaaatgagTTAGAACCACCCTTTGGTAATCCAAGAGCAGATGGTATAAGTTTGGCTTGTAAAGATTCAATAGTGGAAAGAAACGTGAGTGACCACTTAAGCTCGACTGTGTATAAGGGATATCAGCACtaacaatcaatcaactttaaaAGGTTGTTTACGATACCACGGATGGCGCTATAGTATTATTTGGTTCAGCAGGAAGTGAAGTCAGAgaaaatcatatttattCTAGGACTAGAGTGGTGTTAGGAGGTGAGCTCAATTTTACATTTACTCAATTCGCTTGCCTTCTCTATATCAGGCTATTGACACTTTCCCATTATTATACATTAGGTATAAATCTGGTTGATTATGATCCATGGCAAGGAGATTATATGCTAGTTTCAGTTCATCATAATTATTTACATGCTTTTGGTCGATATTTTAAAGTTGGTATAGTCATTGGACCATCATCATGGTCAGATGATACAGAATCAATTGTACATTCAGCATCAGTTACAGATAATTATTTAGAAGGTAATCATTTTGGTTATGGTATCGTTGTTTCATCAGCAACAAGTTTTACTGTCGTTAGAAATACAATCAATGAagaaaaatctaaatttaGAGGTGTGAATGGACCAAGATGTCCAAAGGCccctgaaaatggtaaaccaaCACCTTTTTTAATTAATAGAGGTTCTGCTAAAGGTACTTTTCAAGAAGATTTCGTTAATGGTGAAGTCCAGCATAGTAAGTGATCTATTCTATCGATCAATTTCGTTGATACAGGCCACTTTACTGGAGCACAGTGCGATATTTGCGTAAAGCTAAAAACTTCTGGTGTTCACCTATCTAGTCATTTGTCTGAATATGCCAGATGAGAATGGTAAACCGTATAAACCTTGGCGGTTCAGGGATTCATCCCAAGCTATAGCTGCTAGAGCCGCATCTGGTGAAGTCAGTGATTCCATCGTGCAAGCTGCTTTTGTGAGTTGCTTTTTATCGAACTTATGCATGCTTATCTCAGATTTTTCCAATGTATATCTTGCTGATCACTATCAATGGTTTTTCTACAGGATGCGAGAATAGCAGAAGCATTAGTTTCATATCAATTTTCCCTAACTACAGCAATGGATGTAATCAATCACAAAATTGAGAAATTAACTAATCCTGTAGAttatgatggtgatgaatttaaaaaaccaaaatataagcatgaacatgaaaaggatgaagaaactttaacaaataagaagaaaaaatcatcaggtaatagagatatagatgaatttacaaataaaattgattttttagaacaatcaaataagaaattgaagaaaaattTTGATGGATTGAAAATGGATTTTGAGAATTTGAGTGGAAGATTAAAGAAAGGTGCTGTAAGTGCAATGATATTGAGCTACTTCCCATCTGATTCATGAATCGGATCtagaagataaagctaacAATCTTGCTATCGCCTGTTAATTTAATCCATGCAATAGGACGATAATAAGCCAATAATTGAACAAATTTTCATCAAAGTACAATCGATTTTATCAGGTACAACACCcttaacatcatcaaaacagaTATTGTTGCAGAATGCGAAATCTAATCCCATATCTTCGCCGCTTGATTCTATACCGTTCGGCATATATGGTGTTGTCCTAGGATCTGTGACAATCTCCTTGTTAGCCAATAGTTTGTGGACTAAATGGAGGAAAAGGAATGTCAAGAGTAATAAAGTTATATAGGTATAAGGATATGAgtatgtactgtatgtaAGGGCATAAAACATAAAATGAGGTGTCCGGTTCTACAAATGAATACACAATTTTACGCATCATTGTGTTTACCTCAGCAACAATCGCAGGATATCAATGACAAtgattcttctaaagctggCTGTCTTCGCTTTGTTTCAGGAGGCTTGCTGTTTAGAGCTACCTCTGAACCAATATTCGTGTGTTCAGTTGGCAACTACACAGTACGTGAGTCAATCAGAACAAATATCCGGTAGACTTTATCCGATTCAGTTGAAGCGAGGGTTTAGGAGCACTCGTTTGATGGTGAGACAAAAGAGATACGCTAAAAACAGTACTGCATTCATTCTGTTGCCATATCTGACATCTGTCATCTGAACAGTGATTAAATTCGTTTCAGAACGCATATCGTTCCTTAGACCATTGCCAGTTCAGTTCATGAAGAAAATAACTCCGAGTGTTGACCCTTTTCCACAAACTAAGTTGTTTCAGGGAGCCTTGTTTTTCGCAACGCTCAAATTTGACATTCGTGGTTCTTGTTGTGTATCAAGGTATCATGATTTACAGGCGAAGCAGCTAGAGTATAGAAGTGTAAGTGAAGAAGTGAAAACGGCGCCCGTAAAGGGGGTTCACTGAGCATGTCAAATACTTCAAATACAATGATACTCTGGTAAACGAGACGCGACTCAAATGGTATTGAATAATGACATGACTGTCTATCAGTTAATCTTATTGCGTTGCCATTACAACACAACATATTGAGCGATGAAGCCAATTAAGCATATTGTTGGATGCCAcgaaaaaatgaaaatgaatatgTAACTAACGGTAAAAAGAAAACGTAAAGTCGAAGATCTCCGATAAAAGTGATCCAAAATCTTGTAACTTATCTTTAATAGAGATTATTTCGTATTTGTCCGAGATTTTTTTTAACCATGAATTTTTAATCGGGTATCTTTAATTTGCATTTTTAACAGGTTTCGAATTAAACCGATAGGAGACTTTTGTCCGTACAAAAAAGATTAACCCCGAGTTTCTTTTAAACGAAATGTAATTCATCCATTAAATTAGAGGCTGCTCAAGAACGTATGAATGTTAGAAGAATGGAGGAACCGAGTTACTGAAATCCCTTTGTTTTCTTGGCTTTTTTTCTTGCGTTGTACATCATCAATCAGTTCCAAGAAGGTCTGGATGATGTATTATATAACTACTGGaagtatgtatgtatgtatgcaAGAGATCTACAAGATTTCAAAATACGCGAGCCTACAATAAAATATCAAGGG encodes:
- a CDS encoding 40S ribosomal protein S17-A codes for the protein MGRVRTKTVKRASRVLIEKYYPRLTLDFHTNKRLLDEVASVPSKRLRNKVAGFTTHLMKRIQKGPVRGISFKLQEEERERKDQYVPDVSALAANAESPLEVDNETKDLLKSLGFDDLNVNVVNVSANAPRERKTRFVPGSGRA